A DNA window from Acropora muricata isolate sample 2 unplaced genomic scaffold, ASM3666990v1 scaffold_33, whole genome shotgun sequence contains the following coding sequences:
- the LOC136901832 gene encoding probable serine/threonine-protein kinase DDB_G0271682: MGRKSRENTKEEVSRMTRERKKRRRRQRRLGKEKEIVSAFQIEKDRFERQRKICDYMSRKYYDRLNSLLRREEAARKKSIVEQSKAQKKVLAIRTHQSSLEIDRGLLEQPKDVYGKEYRVHLGTGVFGYCSKMFYKGVPVAVKAFHSTTEEEVKREARIMSKLKHPNFPLLLGICTLSKPYLLVTSYYNISDQPCTVSSLLKSKSLSLSVHVWLTLIRQLAQAIAYLHDTGFIHRDIKEDNVLVSLLNNEHRAVLIDFGKCIHLSAAGNYVKCLTTLEQKKYHQNHNHIAPEIVSGGSPPSFASDIYSFGRLVYAVGTFIDHHFLCALGKRCCNDNATIRPKLNHIVDELKVPVQVACD; encoded by the exons ATGGGTAGAAAAAGTCGTGAAAACACAAAGGAGGAGGTAAGTCGTATGACCCGTGAAAGGAAGAAACGAAGAAGGCGACAAAGACGACTAggtaaagaaaaggaaattgtGTCGGCGTTTCAGATCGAGAAGGATCGCTTCGAGAGGCAACGGAAGATCTGCGACTACATGTCGCGGAAATATTACGATCGGTTAAACTCACTCCTCAGACGTGAAGAAGCTGCAAGAAAGAAATCAATTGTTGAGCAATCCAAAGCGCAGAAAAAG GTCCTGGCTATAAGAACACATCAATCCAGTTTGGAAATTGACCGTGGCCTTTTAGAGCAACCTAAGGATGTATATGGAAAGGAATACAGGGTGCATCttggtactggtgtttttgGCTATTGCAGCAAGATGTTTTACAAGGGTGTTCCTGTTGCGGTGAAAGCATTTCACTCTACCACAGAAGAGGAAGTTAAGAGGGAGGCAAGAATCATGTCTAAGTTAAAACACCCTAATTTCCCTCTTCTACTGGGAATTTGCACACTTTCAAAACCTTATCTTCTAGTAACATCCTATTACAACATTTCAGATCAGCCATGTACGGTGTCGTCTCTACTGAAGAGCAAAAGTCTGAGTCTTTCAGTGCATGTTTGGCTGACCTTAATCAGACAGCTTGCTCAGGCAATTGCCTATCTTCATGACACAGGGTTTATCCACAGGGACATTAAAGAAGACAATGTTCTTGTCTCACTTTTAAACAACGAGCATCGGGCAGTACTAATTGACTTTGGAAAATGCATACACTTGTCAGCAGCTGGAAACTATGTAAAATGCCTAACAACTTTAGAGCAAAAAAAATACCACCAAAATCATAATCATATTGCCCCAGAGATTGTAAGTGGTGGTAGTCCACCTTCATTTGCCAGTGACATTTACTCTTTTGGGCGACTAGTCTATGCAGTTGGCACATTCATTGATCACCACTTCCTTTGTGCTTTGGGCAAAAGATGCTGCAATGACAATGCCACAATAAGGCCCAAGTTAAATCATATAGTGGATGAACTAAAAGTTCCTGTCCAAGTTGCCTGTGACTGA